Proteins found in one Ensifer canadensis genomic segment:
- a CDS encoding hydroxymethylglutaryl-CoA synthase family protein, producing the protein MNTVGIEAMNVFAGTACLDVAKLARHRGLDMRRFENLLMREKTVALPYEDPVTFAVNAAKPLLDSLTPEERDQIRMVITCTESGIDFSKSMSTYCHELLGLSRNCRLFEIKGACYSGIAGLQMAINFVLSQTRPGGKVLVLATDVSRFMAEEGDETPSADWSFAEPSGGSGAVAMLVSDQPHIFQIDVGANGYYGHEVMDTCRPSTDTDSGDADLSLLSYLNCCENAFLDYQMRVTDADFAGTFAYLAYHTPFGGMVKGAHRNMMRKLAKAALADIEADFQQRVMPGVTYCQRVGNIMGGMAPLSLISTICNGDFSAPQRVGVFSYGSGCCSEFFSGVARQEGKQRLREMKIGESLGRRHELTIEQYENLLRRSREIRFGTRDLVADASFIPEARSALGKPVLFLKSVKEFHREYEWVS; encoded by the coding sequence GAGAACCTGTTGATGCGGGAGAAAACCGTCGCATTGCCCTATGAGGATCCGGTAACCTTCGCGGTCAATGCGGCCAAGCCGTTGTTGGATTCATTGACGCCTGAAGAAAGAGACCAGATCCGGATGGTCATCACCTGCACGGAATCGGGAATCGATTTCAGCAAATCGATGAGTACCTATTGTCACGAGTTGCTTGGACTAAGCCGCAATTGCCGTCTCTTTGAAATCAAGGGGGCGTGTTACTCCGGCATTGCAGGCTTGCAGATGGCAATCAACTTCGTGCTATCGCAGACCCGGCCCGGTGGAAAAGTGCTGGTGCTAGCCACCGATGTCTCGCGCTTCATGGCGGAGGAAGGCGACGAGACGCCATCGGCCGACTGGTCTTTTGCCGAACCCAGCGGCGGCTCCGGTGCTGTTGCCATGCTGGTGAGCGATCAACCACACATATTTCAGATCGACGTCGGCGCGAACGGTTATTACGGCCATGAAGTGATGGATACCTGCCGGCCATCTACGGACACCGACAGTGGCGATGCCGACTTGTCCTTGCTGTCATATCTCAACTGCTGCGAGAACGCTTTCCTAGACTATCAAATGCGCGTCACCGATGCCGATTTCGCGGGAACCTTCGCGTACCTTGCTTATCACACACCATTCGGCGGCATGGTCAAGGGCGCCCACCGAAATATGATGCGGAAATTAGCTAAGGCCGCGTTGGCCGACATCGAAGCCGATTTCCAGCAACGCGTCATGCCGGGTGTGACGTACTGCCAGCGCGTCGGCAATATTATGGGCGGGATGGCGCCCCTGTCTCTCATCAGCACGATCTGTAACGGCGACTTCTCCGCTCCCCAGAGGGTTGGCGTGTTTTCCTACGGCTCGGGCTGCTGCTCCGAGTTCTTCAGCGGCGTGGCCCGGCAGGAGGGGAAGCAGCGTCTTCGCGAGATGAAAATCGGCGAAAGCCTCGGGCGGCGCCATGAGTTGACGATCGAGCAATATGAAAATCTGCTGCGACGGAGTCGGGAGATCAGGTTCGGGACCCGTGACCTTGTCGCGGATGCCAGCTTCATTCCCGAGGCCCGGAGCGCCCTCGGGAAGCCAGTCCTGTTTCTCAAGAGCGTCAAGGAATTTCACCGCGAATACGAGTGGGTATCATGA
- a CDS encoding enoyl-CoA hydratase/isomerase yields the protein MTEIYRNLRVRFEDDLCFVQIYRPDTNNAIDEHLVIEIIDVLDQCETAVKILVLEGLPEAFCLGADFKQLQFGDTPTPQDPGPLYDLWYRLATGPYVTIAHVRGRVNAGGVGFVAACDVVLSDDKASFSLSELLFGLMPACVFPFLVRRIGFARAHYLTLMTQPVTAQRALEWGLVDACEEDSANLLRKHLLRLRRLSKDAVARYKRYAVALDDKLMTSRMPAIAANVEVFGNSDNLKNIERFVDTGRFPWEAA from the coding sequence ATGACGGAAATTTACCGGAACCTCCGCGTCCGTTTTGAAGACGACCTCTGCTTCGTGCAGATTTACCGCCCGGACACCAACAATGCGATCGATGAACATCTGGTTATCGAGATTATCGACGTTCTGGATCAATGCGAGACTGCGGTGAAAATACTAGTGCTAGAAGGCTTGCCCGAGGCATTTTGCTTAGGTGCGGACTTCAAGCAACTACAGTTTGGCGACACTCCAACACCGCAGGATCCCGGACCGCTTTATGATCTGTGGTATCGGTTGGCCACCGGTCCGTATGTCACCATTGCCCATGTGCGTGGTCGTGTGAATGCCGGCGGTGTCGGCTTTGTCGCAGCTTGCGATGTAGTGCTTAGCGATGACAAGGCCAGTTTCAGCCTATCCGAATTACTATTTGGTTTGATGCCTGCCTGCGTGTTTCCGTTTCTTGTCCGGCGCATCGGTTTTGCACGAGCTCACTATCTGACGCTGATGACCCAACCGGTCACCGCGCAACGGGCGTTGGAATGGGGGCTGGTGGATGCATGCGAGGAAGACAGCGCAAATCTGCTCCGCAAGCATCTGCTGCGCCTGCGCCGTCTCAGCAAAGATGCTGTCGCGCGCTACAAGCGCTATGCCGTTGCCCTCGACGATAAGTTGATGACGTCTCGCATGCCGGCCATTGCCGCCAACGTCGAGGTGTTTGGAAATTCCGACAACCTGAAAAACATCGAGCGTTTCGTAGACACCGGTAGGTTCCCGTGGGAGGCGGCGTGA
- a CDS encoding acyl carrier protein has protein sequence MSQDLIFETIVRHTREVLPGLDGYVFKPTDSLRELGANSIDRADIIMMTLESLSLDFPLIEVAKAQSIGDLAGIIHAKI, from the coding sequence GTGAGCCAGGACCTGATCTTCGAAACCATCGTGCGTCATACGCGGGAAGTTCTTCCCGGCTTGGACGGGTACGTATTCAAGCCGACCGACTCGCTGCGCGAACTGGGTGCGAATTCGATCGACCGCGCCGATATCATCATGATGACGCTGGAATCGTTGTCGTTGGATTTCCCTCTGATCGAGGTCGCCAAGGCGCAGAGCATCGGAGATCTCGCCGGCATCATCCATGCAAAGATCTGA